TCTCGCTGACCTCGTAGGGCAGCAAACCGGGATAAACACGCCCTTCTTCCCCTTCCGCGCAGGAAACGGTGATGGGTTGACCGGAGCTGAGCAACTGGGTGGCATTTTCGCTGCCAACGATGGCCGGGATCCCTAATTCACGGGCGATGATCGCTGCATGACAGGTGCGCCCCCCCTGGTTGGTGACGATGGCGCTGGCTTTTTTCATGATCGGTTCCCAGTCGGGATCCGTTTTGTCGGTCACCAACACTTCCCCAGGCCGAAACTGATCCAGTTTGCGGACATCCAGGATCACACGGGCTGTCCCTTGGCCGATGGCTTCGCCGACAGCCCGTCCCCGCACCAAGGGTTGCGGTTTCGTCTCAGGATGGGTTAAGCGATAGGTTTTGAGAAGATTGCTTGCCTTTTGCGATTGCACCGTCTCCGGGCGGGCTTGCACGATGAACAGTTCTCCGGTGATGCCGTCCTTGGCCCACTCGATATCCATGGGGGTGAACTGTCCCCGTTGCGCGGAGTAGTGCTCCTCGATCAGGCAGGCCCAGCGAGCCAGGGTGAGGATTTCCTCATCCTTAAGGGCAAATTGCTTGCGTAAGCTATCGGGGACAGCGACATTCTTCGTGAAGCGGGATCCCCCCTCGTCGTAGATCATCTTCAGCTCTTTGCTGCCCAGTTTGCGGGAGAGGATGGGGCTAAATCCTTGTTTGAGGGTGGGTTTGAACACCACATATTCGTCCGGGTTGACGATCCCTTGCACCACGTTTTCCCCCAGACCATAGGCGGCTGTGATCAACACCGCATCTTTGAAGCCGGTTTCTGGGTCAATGGAAAACATCACCCCTGAACAGGCCAGATCCGAGCGCACCATCTTCTGCACCCCGACGGAAAGGGCCACTTGAAAATGGTCAAAGCCCTTGATCTGGCGATAGGAAATGGCGCGGTCGGTAAACAGGCTGGCAAAACAGCGATGACAGGCATCCAAGACCCCCTGCACCCCATGGACGTTTAAATAAGTCTCTTGCTGCCCGGCAAAGCTGGCATCCGGCAGGTCTTCGGCTGTGGCACTGGAACGAACCGCCACATCGGTATCTGATCCATAGCGAGCACATAGGGTCAGGTAGGCTTCAGTAATCGCCCGCTGCAACTCCAGAGGGAAGGGGGTATGCAAAATCAGGGCACGGGCTGCTTTGCCCCGGTGGCGCAAGTTGTTGACATCTTCAATGTCCAGATCCCGGAAGATCTCACGTAATTTTTCTTCCAGTCCGGCGGAGGCAATAAACGTGCGGTAGGCATGGGCCGTGGTGGCAAACCCCGTCGGCACCCGGATCCCGCGCGGGGTCAACTGTTGCATCATTTCCCCCAAAGAGGCATTTTTCCCGCCCACCTGGGCGATATCCTGGAGGCCCACCTCCGTCAGTTCTAAAACCAAAGGCGGCTCCGGCAGTAACCAGCGTTCTTGTCCTTGTGGGCCGGATTCTGGCCCACCTTGTTGAGGCCGGGATCCCATAGTTGCTCCATCTGACATGCCCCACCTCCTTGACGGATTCTTGGACTGACTCTTGACAGATTGTTGTCATCATTGGC
The window above is part of the Thermostichus vulcanus str. 'Rupite' genome. Proteins encoded here:
- the ppsA gene encoding phosphoenolpyruvate synthase, which gives rise to MSDGATMGSRPQQGGPESGPQGQERWLLPEPPLVLELTEVGLQDIAQVGGKNASLGEMMQQLTPRGIRVPTGFATTAHAYRTFIASAGLEEKLREIFRDLDIEDVNNLRHRGKAARALILHTPFPLELQRAITEAYLTLCARYGSDTDVAVRSSATAEDLPDASFAGQQETYLNVHGVQGVLDACHRCFASLFTDRAISYRQIKGFDHFQVALSVGVQKMVRSDLACSGVMFSIDPETGFKDAVLITAAYGLGENVVQGIVNPDEYVVFKPTLKQGFSPILSRKLGSKELKMIYDEGGSRFTKNVAVPDSLRKQFALKDEEILTLARWACLIEEHYSAQRGQFTPMDIEWAKDGITGELFIVQARPETVQSQKASNLLKTYRLTHPETKPQPLVRGRAVGEAIGQGTARVILDVRKLDQFRPGEVLVTDKTDPDWEPIMKKASAIVTNQGGRTCHAAIIARELGIPAIVGSENATQLLSSGQPITVSCAEGEEGRVYPGLLPYEVSEIPLENLPRPRTQLMMNIGNPEKAFGLSGIPCDGVGLARLEFIIANHIQVHPLALLNYEQAVKEEPKLAELTYQYPDKPEYFVDKLAQGVSTIAAAFYPKPVIVRLSDFKSNEYAHLLGGSRYEPCEENPMIGWRGASRYYDPRYQPGFALECRAMKRVRDEMGLTNVVLMIPFCRTPEEGRKVLAEMARHGLVRGENGLQVYVMCELPSNVILADEFCKIFDGFSIGSNDLTQLTLGLDRDSALVSHLFDERDEAVKRMIAQVIATVKGQGRKIGICGQAPSDYPDFARFLVKQGIDSISLNPDSLLKTLLLVAEAEQSSILSKEVA